The Watersipora subatra chromosome 1, tzWatSuba1.1, whole genome shotgun sequence genome has a window encoding:
- the LOC137385380 gene encoding putative ascorbate peroxidase, whose translation MMSKDYSLLGGFLRLAFHDCVGKKCDGCINMNNDDNAGLDVYINKLEPVYQKQKVNGKLVMSRADFWALAGIEAVMMGSEFGVCPRCVPKYPTIKFQTGRVDCVGSPKGSPWTKDMHTFADPYGTTKQTTSFFRKQFGFGYMETVAIMGGHTLGQAHRDATGFTHPWVERKNQFNNDYYKDLVNPHKNWTQVSVGRPRFAKWQWESRGSDRTMMMLNSDVSLLKNLTDVSSGRVRGCKYNTCKTVSPSKANTAYWVKKFAKDNSLFLQEFGKAFQKVISHGYSSLKDVSS comes from the exons ATGATGTCAAAAGACTACAGTCTTCTCGGAGGTTTTCTACGCCTAGCATTCCATGACTGCGTGGGAAAAAAATGTGATGGTTGCATCAACATGAATAATGACGATAATGCAG GTTTGGACGTGTACATTAACAAGCTGGAGCCAGTCTATCAGAAGCAGAAAGTCAATGGAAAACTAGTCATGTCCCGTGCAGATTTTTGGGCTCTTGCTGGTATTGAAGCTGTCATGATGGGTTCAGAATTTGGAGTCTGCCCACGATGCGTTCCGAAATACCCGACGATAAA ATTTCAAACTGGAAGAGTAGACTGTGTTGGCAGTCCTAAAGGTTCTCCCTGGACAAAAGACATGCACACTTTTGCGGATCCTTATGGTACGACCAAACAGACCACAAGCTTTTTTCGCAAACAGTTTGGTTTTGGTTATATGGAAACTGTGGCAATTATGG GTGGACATACACTTGGCCAGGCTCATCGGGATGCAACAGGATTCACTCATCCTTGGGTTGAGCGAAAAAATCAGTTCAATAATGACTATTACAAGGACCTGGTCAACCCACATAAGAACTGGACTCAAGTGAGCGTTGGGAGACCACGATTCGCCAAGTGGCAATGG GAAAGTCGAGGCAGCGACAGAACTATGATGATGCTCAACAGCGACGTGTCTCTTCTCAAGAACCTGACTGATGTCTCATCAGGACGTGTTCGTGGTTGCAAGTACAACACATGTAAAACAGTGAGTCCATCCAAAGCTAACACAGCTTACTGGGTGAAGAAGTTCGCGAAAGACAACTCCCTCTTCCTCCAAGAGTTTGGGAAAGCGTTTCAAAAGGTCATTAGTCATGGCTACAGTTCACTCAAAGATGTGTCATCTTAG